TGAtgtcacttcccaccaaatgcgggcatcctctctcagcatataggtggcacaggccaccctgtcattaccttccaccctcatgaattCTAGGATAGAAgttatcatactcatccactgttcggccttcagtggattcggtcccccctcaaaggttggaggatgttgcctcctgaactgctcatacaagggctcccacctgttcccaatatTAGGTGCTTGAACAACTGGTGCACAACTGGTGGCAAAATAGGtgtagcactccctgatggagcctgctgtcttaGAAGAAGGATCTGCTCTTCCTGACTTTGTAACTGAGCTTGCATATCTGCAAGTATctattgccagttctcagggactggcgaagggttctggccctgatcatcatctctagcctcaaaccCTATGACGGCTAGTCAtatagatcgccttggacgcatagctatccaagtttatctgcaatcaatgactctgCGGTCAGACAATGATGACAGGATAACAATCTTTCATGATCCACCGTTGGaactcaaccaaccacaagcaatcaaaatgaaaataatcattcaaatattcactcacacgcaacatcaatgctaataagcacgcctcattatcatcacacagcaatcaagggccaagccctattagtatctcatgttGCCTATTAATAATGTagtaaatcatttatatttcattcaagcacttaagcatataatcacatgtatacaattaccaaaccatgagtcgagcttgtctttagcggcgagtgtacatgtccagccagtcttcaggaacccttaaacctagaccgctctgataaatagtatcagagccttgacccagccggaagtgtggtcgacggggacgtcggactcctaagggagggtgattgtgacagtcagaatcccgtgatccgcagggggaaagacccgggtaaaaagttgtgcaatcccacatcgcctggggaaggtcaagtgtgatgattctaagactgtgtaggtatgtgactacacagttgaagagggcttaaatggattgatgggtactacctatgccaacaagattcatcttcttttcagtagcacatcacttaagaactcaaaagttaagcgtgcttgacctggagtagtctcatgatgggtgacctcctgggaagtttttccaggaagcgtgtgagtgaggacaaagcacgctggaaagactcgtattggtttgtagggccagtcgttatTCTAGGAACTAGtcatagtgatgtggggtgttACAATCTTTTTTGCAAAGCTCAGATGCAAGGTGTTAAAACTCAAAACACTCTCATGAATAGTGGACTTTGCTTGTCTAACTATGGTAGTGATCTGGTCTTTGATGCTACTTTATACAAGTCTATTAATGGAGGTTTGCAATATGCTATGATTACTAGACCTAAGATTGCCTTTAGCGTAAATAAGGTTTGTCAATTCATGCAGTCTCCCTTACAAATCTCATTGGATTGTTGTCAAGCATATCCTTAGATACTTGGCTGACACTTTAGACTATGGTATCCATCTCAAATGAGTTGCTCAATTGAATTTAGTAGCCTATTGTGATGGCAGATTAGGCTTCTGATATGATGACAGGTGCTCTACCACTAGTTTTTGCATCTATCTTGGTGATAATTTGGTAGCTTGGCAATCCAAAAATCATGGTACTATCTCCAGGTTTTCGACTGGGGCTGAGTTTTGTAACTTGGCTAGTGCTGACATAGAGGTCACTTGGATTCAATCTTTACTTTCTGAGTTGCACGCCCCATTTGTTGGTATTCCTTCTATTTTATGTGACAATTTGAGTTCTGTTGTGTTGGCTGTTAATCTGGTTCTTCATGCCTGTACAAAGCACATGATATTGATCTCTATTTTGTGCGTGACAAGGTGCTTCAACGGCAGATCTCTATTCAGCATGTTCCTGTTGAACACCAACTAGCTGATTGTTTAACAAAGTTGATATCTAGCTCTCAATTTCCTTTTCTTAGGGACAAAATAAGTGTTGTTCTACAACCACACTTGgtttgaggggggggggggggggggggtattacAAATTAGTTAGCTAGTTGGTTATCTTTATGTTATTATAGTAACcaattatgttattttgttaCAGATGGTTAGATATAGTAACACTTATATATAAGCTCTTGTATCTTGTTCATTCAATGATATACAATTCATACTTAGATTATTCTGCGTTCATAAGAACTACCGCAGAACCTAATGCTCATTCAGTACAATTTTGCAAACAAATgaacaaaatattacaagtaaatatagactTAAAGTGAGTAGCTTGCATTGAGAAAAGTTTTGTTTGTGCTTCCAATATCCATTACGTAAGGCCTGCATACCAGAAGTTAGATATCACATTCGTAATATTCACTCAAATAACTAAAAACGAGGATAAGTAAAAAAACATCTTACTTTACTTGCTTTGTTAGAGTATCGTCAAGTTTCTCCTTCTCTACTTGCCTTGCAGGTAGGAACAAAATGAGAATAATATTTCCCAACCCAAATCAACAACAAAACTATTTATTACAAACCTACCGAAATTGTATCACAGCATGTTGCTTGCTGCAggatgggtggtcagtaggaacATCTGCCACCCTTCTTTTTCTCCCAAAAAGGTAGAAGCTTTGGCGATGTATGTACAAGGGTTTTGGGAATCAAATGTTACTCATTAGAATAACATCAAACTTGTGACAAgcatgaatatatatttttaggaaattatgAACAAAGGATACAACAATCACATAAAGAAAGTGGTCGTAGATTCCACATAGTGGGCCCTATTGAAGGGATGAATGCTTGTTAAATGAAATGAAACACTAACTAGGAGAAATCTGGAAGGATTGAGATGCGTAAAACTTGCCATTGAGAACttcaccattcttgccattatgATAATATGGCATTATTACTATAGCCAACATTCACTATGATTCTCACATATCTTTAATTACCTAATTCCATCATTTTTTTGCTACATTATGAAAATATGTGGTATTACGTTATTCTTTTCAAATTACTTTGCATTCAAGTGTACTAACTTGACTGTTAGATTGCCTTCAATCGGCACTACCCTTGTGTCCCAAGGAATTCTATTTACTTTTTTGTCTTTGTCTTATAGGTTGTTAATGCCTGACACGATCATCTTCAGTGATTGTCGATTTTAGCATCTACTGTAGTCTAAACATGTTTTGCCACTACTCTCTTATGATGTTCTCTCTCATCTCTTTCTTTCGCCTAACTTCATGTCATCACTCTCACACTTCAATTTCTCTCTCATGACTCTTACCTCATTTTGACTCACTTCACTTTCCTTCTCATTGCGCTCTTACTTCACTTTCTCTCATCTCTTTTTCTTATCTcatctcattttctctctttttttactTTCTCACTTctatttctattttctttttcaCAACTAACCTTCTCTCTATTATATTTCTTACCTCACTcactaattttattttttcttaattcattttctttttcatcatttttttactTCAGTTTATATGTTATGGCTCACATTCTTTTCTATCATCTCtttcctcaattttttttttatttacttttatctCCTCCACACTCtttctcattattttctctctcgTCACTATTGTTGTCTTCACACCCTCATCCCTCACTTTCGTTTCCTTCATTGTCAAACTTCACTTTAACTACTTCACTTCTCATTCCCCCATTTTCTCTCTCACGTCTCTTAAATTCTCAGCTTTccctatcctttttcattttttttgagtacatttttcaatttttatattTGTAAACAAAAAATAAAGACATAGTTTTGCAAAAGCaaaatatgaaagaaaaaaaatacttttacttGTATTCAAAAAACAAAAAGTAATTGTAATCAACTTTCTTTTATAAGTGTAATTAGCTTCTTGTACTTCACTGTTTTCATCTAATGGAAGCATTACTGTTTatcaaaaaaaaacaaaaagtaaaaatgtTACCAAATGAAACCATAACGAGTTGTGTAATTGAAAATCTTCAAGTTGTGAATATTACCATGGGCTCACCCTATGATGaacaattttttataaaataaatggtCTAAAAAATCTTCGAGAAATTTGTGGCATAACCGTCTATGTAGTTATATTTGTTGCACTATAATACCTAAGTAAAATTTTTGGCGGCTACTGTCAATGTTTTAGTGCGGCCATCACTCCTTGGTCGTTAACTGTGTTCCAGGGACACATGATCGCATcagattaaataaaaaaattaaaataaaatttgcaGCATAATTCCCTGTATAGGTATATTTGTTGCTTTTAAGTAAATTTTTTGATAGCATAACTCCCTTTAATTATTTCAAAAATTGAAAtactttttttatttcaaatttaactttttattttattttaaattgaaaaggattaaatttaaaataaaattatttaaactttTGAAACAATTACAATACCgaaaaaaatgtttaaatatattgtttttcacgcacataaaaaaatagtcacgcgtgcaacaatttgtttgaacattgtttttggtactgtaaactattgagaattttctaaaaatttgcaggatgctctagataactacaatatacacggtcataaaaaaatttcGTGCCGAAAACCATTCATGGGGTGCAAACAAAAAGCTCTTTTGTGAATTGCACCATAGAAATAcactaaatatatatatggatCGACTACGGTGCATTCGCTTTTTTTATAACACCAGTGCAGCCAATTTGTATTTTCtacacttaaataaaaaaaaattcaaatttttttttatgacagtgtaCATTATAATCATTTAAGACaccctgcaaattttcaagaaattctgaataatttatagtgccgaaaacAAAGTTCATATAGTTGATTTTTAAACGCATATACAAAAAATAAGCACGAATACAATAAGttgtttgaaccttattttcggtaccattatttattcataatttcttgaaCATTTGTAGGAATTTCTTGAACATTTGGGATTACATCTATCTAGTtgctcaaaataaaaataaaattcaccGAAATAAATGTACTGTAATCGATCCTCTGTATGTATTTAAATAAAAAGCAAAGGACAAATAAGATTTTTTCCACTGATCTTTTACAATTTTGCTCTCGAAATTTTTTGCGTCCTAAAAATCTCTCGAACTACAACAATCATAGAAAAATGTGCCATTGTATCCAATTTTTTAATCGGTTTGGAAAAAGTTAAAGCCAAGtcaaatttataaaagaatatgcatgcaaaaagtaatttatttgagaaatttCCTAAAAATTATTAAGAAGCAAAGGAAAGACATGGGTAGATCACTGTATATGGTTCTTTTAACTTACTTTCTAacagttttcttttttatttccaaaaaaaaatgtaGAAATTGTGTTGCAAGGATTTGGTGCGGTTAGTTGCACAGTTCGGTTAGGGATTGAGGTTTATGAACGATGCTGAGTTTAATAAATGGATAAACTGTAGAAAAATTGGAGGTCCCTATCTTCCTCATTAAGACCAATGAAGGAAATTCGAATAGAAAAGTTCTATTAAGATGACATGAATTGCCTACTCAAATTTATAAAATGATTCAgcatgattttaaaaaaataaaaaaatctttcCATGCTTGATAGAATAATTTCAACTTAGTATCACAAAATCTGTTTGGTCATCGCCAAGTATAGCATTCTGTCAAAGAACTTTATTTTAAAGAAACAATAAAGCATCCTATCCTCTGTGActacaaactaaaaggaaactagaAAGGCATTTTCACATTACCTATAAAAAAATAATGACATATTTCCACcagaaagaaataaagaaaagcAGCCTCTAAGTAGCTTCACTGACTTGCTCAAAACGCAGGATCTAAAGCAGAGGAGAGCTTGAAATAAAAGCTCTAGGATACTCAAAACGGAGATGACCCTTTGGTTCATTTGATATGGAACATCAAACCTGCAAATGCTTGATGGCTGTATGAACATCCTTATCCCCTCTACCACTGCAATTGAGTACTACTTTGGTTCCATCTGGGAGAGTTGGGCACAACTTTTCCAAGTAAGCAAGTGCATGAGAAGTCTCCAAAGCTGGGATAATGCCCTCTAGCCGAGATAGCCTTTTAAAAGCTGCACAAACGAAGGAATTATGTTAAACAAGGAAATGTTGATAGGAATAGAGGATTTGACTTGGACTGAGAGAAGTTatacatcaaaataaataaaaaatggtagCAATAGGTAGAACGCCATGGGTGTTTCTGGGACATGGACTGACTAGTAAATGATAAAAGCACAATAGTTAGTTATTTGTTATCCAAATTGAAAGTAAGCTTCGAAATGAAATAAAAAGTCAACTAGGGACAATGAGCATCAATGATAATGTTGCATATGTCAAAAAGCATTTAGTTCCTATAGCAAAATAATGTTCTGGGATCCTATATTCATACCTTCCAATGCTTCATCATCAGTAACACTATGGTATTCAGCACGTCCAATATCCTTGAGAAAACTGTGCTCAGGTCCAACCCCAGGGTAATCCAAGCTAAATGCAACACATGAATTTAGTTAAAAGTCAAAAATGTGTAAGTCACACAAAATTAAGTAAAATAATATTGACAAGAATTCCATTAAATTCTCATACCCTGCGCTAATAGAATGAGGCTCAATTATCTGTCCGTCATCATCCTGTAGTAGGTAGCTCATAGCACCATGCAACACACCAATTTCACCTTTGGTCAATGTTGCAGCATGCTTACCACTGTCCAATCCAAAACCAGCTGCCTCAACACCAATCAACCTAACTTCCTTGTCTTCAACAAACTCATGGAATAGTCCCATGGCGTTTGAACCGCCACCAACACATGCTACCAGCACATCAGGTTTTCCACCCCATTTCTCTAGTGCTTGTTTTCTTGTTTCTCTACCAATCACTTTATGGAACTCCCTGACCATCATGGGATACGGATGAGGCCCAGCAACAGAGCCCAAAATATAGTGGGTTGTCTCCACATTAGTCACCCAGTCCCTTATAGCTTCTGATGTAGCATCCTTCAATGTGGCTGTCCCAGAATGGACTGCCCTCACCTATATGAAGAGAAACATAGTTTTCAAAATACGCTCTAtaaacaaagagaaaaaaaaacagaagCAGTGATTTGTTTAAATATTCATCCACTAGTAGAAATGGAAAGTGTGTTGTCCTTTAAATTTAAGTTCATCATTACAGAGGAAGGAACATCAGGCAGAAACAAAAACTGAAAAGGAGGAAATTGCTGATGAAGACTAAAGATCCATTACATTTGTTGCTAAAGTCAAGTAGAAGACAACTGCCTTCATATTTTTCTTATCAGGAtatgagaaaaagaaaaataatcttACTTTCAACACCAGAAAAATTAGGTATACAGAAAACAAACCTCAGCCCCAAGAAGCCGCATTCTGAAAACATTAAGTGATTGTCTATCCATATCTTGGGCACCCATATAGATGATGCATTCCAAGCCAAACCGAGCACATACAGTGGCAGTGGCAACTCCATGCTGACCAGCACCAGTCTCAGCAATGATACGTTTCTTGCCCAGACGCTTGGCAAGCAAAGCTTGGGCTACGGCGTTATTGATTTTATGAGCACCAGTGTGATTGAGATCTTCCCTCTTCAGATAAATATGAGGTCCTTTCCCATCAGCACGTTTGTAATGCTCAGTCAACCGCTCTGCGCAATAGAGAGGACTCTCCCGACCAACATAGTCCTTCAAAATCCCATTCAATTCTCTCTACAACATCAAGAAAATTAATCTAAAAAGTTATTTAATCATGATAAATTACATATACAGTACAGTTATTCAGATTCAAAGGCAACTCACAACAGGGGCCACCTTCGTAAATTGCTAAAATGCTTATGGAACATCTAACTATAGATGTATATACATATTATAACTGGGGAAGTGTGGATGGCCTCTCCCCAACTAACCCCACATGGGATAGTTGGGGGTTTTTGCAGCTACTAGGATTCGAGCTTGATGTCTGCAAAAGTTAGACTTTCACAAGCCCATCCTTGCCACCAACAATGCCCTCAAGGAAATGCTCACGGAACATATGGAAATCGAATGGAAAACTCACAAACAGCATACTAATAAATTATGAAAACACACAAAACCGAAAGAACAATATGATTAATCGAAATGCTCAAACTGATACAATTCAGTGAAAGTCACTATTATAAAATCCACGATTTCAAGACAAGCCTCATTTTAAACTAAAAGTACAACCTTTCCCAGCAAGCTAAAGCAAATTACAAAATCTTCATTCTTtttgtcttttaatttttttctagaaAATCATGTGTATTACAACAATACAAATTTCAGAAAACTAAACCAAAATCATGGATTACTTCCACCCATTTCTTTCACTATCTTAATCTTCATTTCCCCCCAAAACTAATATTTTACccaaattttattatatataaatatacaacacATTCAAATTCAGTTCTAGCAACACACCAAGATGAAATATAAAACAAAAGCAAAGAAGGGATTGTGAATAAGAACCTCAAAGTCTTCGTCGCCAGCGAGGGATTGAAAGGCGGTTTCGAGCTCGGTGAGCGCGTACATGAGAGTTTCAGGGACGTACTTGCCACCGTACTTACCGAAACGCCCAAAGGAATCGGGTCGGGGAAGATCTAGAGTCGGAGGCAGGTCCTGCATTACTGAGTCGCGGATGAGGGTGCAGGAGATGGAGGTCCTGGTGGCACGGGAAGTAATTTTACGAAACTTGAAGGACAATTGGGAAACGGAGGtcgaagatgaagatgaagacgAAGAAAAAGGGAGTTTGGGAAGCTTTGGGGGATTGCAAATGGCGGAAGAAGAACACGTTGAGGCTGCCATTGTTTGCTGCTTTCACCTTAGAGAGAGAGTACTTTTATGTAAATTTTTAGTTGATTGCTAGAATAATGTAAATTCATGCTTTGTGGAGGGTTTATACGTATATATTTATaagcatttttttatttattgagaaaaaatatatataaaaatgttaGTGGATATTACAGAAGTAACGTCGATTATTTTCATTTTATGCCAACTGGATCGTAGTGGGACCCACCTTGTTTTAACTGTTCGATTCTGTCTTTCTGAAAAAGCCTAAAACAAAATAagtaaatgtattttttttccaCCCTGCAATTGCAAAATAAGTAAATGGTTGGTGAGTACTTAATGCATTTATGGCTTATACTATTATATGAAAGGCTAATACTatcaataattataataataaaacgtCTTAAATGGTAAATTTATTAAAAGGTAAAAATGAAAATTATCATTCTATTACATTAGTTCATGGCTTCTATATGTAATCACCCCAAATTACACCAAATTTCAATTACAATGTGGTTGTCAAATACACCTATAAAATGTGTTTAGATGCCAAGTGATAATTACATATGAATTTGTAATATCATATTTTGCAAGACAGTTAGTAATTACACAGTAaaatgtaatattatatattaattactatttaaaaataataatatttagtaATTACACCTAATTCGGTCATGAGAATTGGAACATGTAATTGGAGCACTTTAATTGCCTACAATTACATGATTATTGTGTAattgcttattttttttatacCCATGTGTACACATAAGGTTTGAATCTTGATTTtggtattgtaaattattcgaaatttcctgaaatgtctactataactacaatgtatacaGTCATATAAAAAGATTAAAATTATAACTACTTAGGTGTTCAAAGAGGAATGCTACTACTTCTCTtattaagggggggggggggggggggggagggtaTTTGAGAATTTCCCTATGTTTTAATAAGGTGTGTGAATGTTTACAAGATAAAACAAAAACTAATTTCCAAGAGCAAAGTACCTTTTACACGTATCGataatgttacacccaaatttcgagaatgaatTAGTAGCCTCGAAATATCGGCTCGCAAGTGAAAATATTGAAAGTAGTCAAAGTATTCAGCATGATTACTTGTACAAATAATCAACAAGTTCTTAGGTGTCATATCATTGGCACTCGAGCATGAACTGTGAGCTCGAAAGCAGAGGTTTCCTCCGAAAGGTAGTTTCGAAAGATTGATCAGAAAAGGAGGCGATGTTACTGGAAATGTTGAGCTCGAAGCAATAAGCAAGCTCGAAAGCACGTTAAAGCAACATACGGGAATGTAGttgttgtttacccaaaaatggctcctgatgacatggcaaggttTTCTTACACGTGGCTGGCATGTGGCGGTTTCGAGTGAAGAgatcctgttcgaccatcgaccagataattattgattcgtcaagtctcttgattaggtgcgaccagtctggttgcatactctcatttacttcctttgggatacgcaatcttgtaataattacatttataatgtttcattttattaccttgatatgctGATCTttattgtaattaaggcccatcggcccatgtaaccctcttgagcctataaataagaataggagggctcaaggaagggacttttgactttggAACTTTTAATAttggtattcagagagaaaagcatagtgtgattatccaccgaaattgtaatcctcccaaggcttgtgaaaattaagaaccctagttctttgatcacattattgggattcaatatcaataagaacactaagtggacgtaggtcattaccatcttattggggccgaaccactataaatcgattgtgttatttactttccatttaattttctttttattttcatctcatttcctgtcgttattttgactccgtgtcgttggccaaatcaagggtcaacagttCTAAATTCCTATTTGCGTGGGTTTGGTTAATAAAGTGTGTAAACAACCCTATCTTTAAGGGATATTTATTTAAGTAATGCATTTAATTTCTATTTACTTGCATTTTGAATTCAAATAAATTAGGTTGTAACTTCCtattgacgcagttcttcggcaacagataattatatgaataaagagagggattagtgctaaatgatgaaccgtaatagatgaatgatctcaaaggaaaattataactcaaatacttttttaggtggttcaaaggttaaaatccttctagtccaccagccaatattactgatatatctctgatatttcttacagggtatttctttacaaattagaagccaaccctttgcaactcccagggtctccatatttatagggagagaacacctgggtgttggcaaaggaggtcatcccgtgaccttcttacccatcatgtcacttctgtgacattcattattaattcctaaaacctgacaatgaagtgtggtttaatcaataggtaaggggataatgggccgcatggcccaaaccagtcgtggggcacctgaacacgcacgtttatgctgcgtgtccgagaattcaagaaTGGGATAGACACGtaatgtctgatatatgcatgtttacattgcgtggttgactttataaagggccGGCGGtgtcaactcaagctcgtaccccgagcttgatgtagtctcagtgcgtggtgtccacactgctgacccgatgccttagtaatctcactaaacctttggctatctcgagctaaagaggtagagacttgtaacagcagctccgggtaggtggcttccacgtggctgatggaattatgcccttttccggctcgctaataacccgtagatatttagggcgtacatttccCTAAAAAGATGGGAAGCAATATCtgtaaccaggtctataaatacgTGGATTGTAGTCATTTATTCTGGATGCTCAATTCTTGTACACAAAAAACTCTGTGAAATTGTTTTCAAAGCTTTAACTCATACAGataaataaaagtgactcgtggattaagtagatttaactactgaaccacgtaaaaaatatatgttcttcttttcttccttaattatttatttgtttaattgatCGTGTTTTTAGTTGACAAAAaatttcgtcaa
The Humulus lupulus chromosome 6, drHumLupu1.1, whole genome shotgun sequence DNA segment above includes these coding regions:
- the LOC133782472 gene encoding tryptophan synthase beta chain 1-like, translating into MAASTCSSSAICNPPKLPKLPFSSSSSSSSTSVSQLSFKFRKITSRATRTSISCTLIRDSVMQDLPPTLDLPRPDSFGRFGKYGGKYVPETLMYALTELETAFQSLAGDEDFERELNGILKDYVGRESPLYCAERLTEHYKRADGKGPHIYLKREDLNHTGAHKINNAVAQALLAKRLGKKRIIAETGAGQHGVATATVCARFGLECIIYMGAQDMDRQSLNVFRMRLLGAEVRAVHSGTATLKDATSEAIRDWVTNVETTHYILGSVAGPHPYPMMVREFHKVIGRETRKQALEKWGGKPDVLVACVGGGSNAMGLFHEFVEDKEVRLIGVEAAGFGLDSGKHAATLTKGEIGVLHGAMSYLLQDDDGQIIEPHSISAGLDYPGVGPEHSFLKDIGRAEYHSVTDDEALEAFKRLSRLEGIIPALETSHALAYLEKLCPTLPDGTKVVLNCSGRGDKDVHTAIKHLQV